One genomic window of Oleidesulfovibrio alaskensis DSM 16109 includes the following:
- a CDS encoding lipid II:glycine glycyltransferase FemX — protein sequence MVQLLPKETEELQPTDILFQTPYWAQVKSSLGLTPQAYDVFSSGPWGDVLVLLKTVGDHKVALVPQGPEVAPQADDYGTFLENLSLSLSECLPPDLAFIRYDLPWKSLYADEMQEQGWNAFPEPRLREMRMNIGTQHWNFRKSFEDMTVASSLVVDINRSEDAIMTGMKPKTRYNIRLAQRKGVTVQQGSLENLRDFHNLYCQTAQRNGFSSCDLEHFSAMFRCRLSAPGHSELLFLIARHGADILAGAIIGISGTAANFLYGASANIKRNLMASSLMHWEGIRRSRSLGCTTYEMGAVPPGHDPAHPFHGLYRFKTGFGGTIELRSGTWDYPVNENAYRNICNAESLYREH from the coding sequence ATGGTACAACTTCTGCCTAAAGAAACCGAAGAACTGCAACCGACAGACATCCTGTTCCAGACCCCGTACTGGGCGCAGGTCAAATCTTCTCTCGGACTTACTCCACAAGCATATGACGTTTTTTCATCCGGCCCGTGGGGCGACGTGCTGGTTTTGCTGAAAACAGTGGGAGACCACAAGGTCGCGCTGGTGCCTCAGGGGCCGGAAGTTGCTCCGCAGGCTGATGACTACGGCACCTTTCTGGAAAACCTCTCCCTTTCGCTTTCTGAATGCCTGCCCCCCGATCTGGCTTTCATACGCTATGACCTGCCATGGAAGTCGCTGTATGCCGACGAAATGCAGGAACAGGGCTGGAACGCCTTTCCGGAGCCGCGGTTGCGGGAAATGCGCATGAACATAGGCACACAGCACTGGAATTTCCGTAAATCATTTGAGGATATGACAGTTGCCAGCTCGCTTGTGGTGGATATAAACCGCAGCGAGGATGCCATTATGACAGGCATGAAGCCCAAAACACGCTACAATATCCGGCTGGCACAGCGCAAAGGGGTTACCGTGCAGCAGGGGTCACTGGAAAACCTGCGCGATTTTCACAACCTTTATTGCCAGACAGCACAGCGTAACGGATTCAGCAGTTGCGATCTTGAACACTTTTCAGCCATGTTCCGGTGCCGCCTGTCCGCCCCCGGCCATTCCGAGCTGCTGTTCCTCATCGCCCGGCACGGAGCGGACATCCTTGCGGGCGCCATTATCGGTATTTCCGGCACCGCCGCCAACTTTCTGTACGGTGCGTCGGCCAACATCAAACGCAATCTGATGGCCTCAAGCCTGATGCACTGGGAAGGCATACGCCGTTCACGCAGCCTTGGCTGCACTACTTATGAAATGGGCGCGGTACCACCCGGCCACGATCCGGCGCACCCTTTTCATGGCCTTTACAGGTTCAAGACCGGATTCGGCGGCACCATTGAACTGCGCAGCGGTACATGGGACTACCCTGTCAATGAAAACGCCTACCGCAACATATGCAACGCGGAAAGCCTGTACAGAGAGCACTGA